One region of Sulfuriroseicoccus oceanibius genomic DNA includes:
- a CDS encoding secretin N-terminal domain-containing protein — protein sequence MTRLPAGDSAGDCWLDPTTDLRYDAWQIAAALNPLTIMMILNRFNPSRLTRVTVACLALGMLASSGLNEVHAQVAPAAGQVEEEEVLQDGIMFPNASIIRVVLPIYQKYTGNRVILDTDIADNNVRIVLAGPVKKSEAVAFIEETLLMNGYAFIPTSRQGTLKLIAVGGKNPAGEGAAVYNDQMPLPKTDEVITYIMNFNHITAEEAMQVFQASGQLHSYGTMAVVPNSGALVITENVSLIRRFQVIRENIDKPSAQIDRKFIQLERADAERVAELLQEVLGEQNSVTKAASVSGRQMNQQQPDPRDRRGRRGRPQQPQSNIVTNPVGVAPPIKVIPDARTNRILVMARPVDVAYVESLVAEFDAPNKARTFLQRQLNHISASNVLPLIADAISRETGETAEQGSAGSQSSGSRGAGMGSNAGGRSQTGGIGGGSGLGSGGTGGNRGSISLGSNDVPVPVGATSIVVGKTLLISDNERNALIVSGPPETIELAERLMDQLDIRPRQIYLATIVGQMTLGNQLEYGVDALRTLENVNGNPEINVAGQMRTNSGAGIVDTDTLTDIANFPDAAGLSLYGRFAGSLSTYVRFLENTGKFKVLSRPVVYTANNQTAVIQSGQRIAVPTSTLTSINSGVNDGAVTSNIQYRDVVLRLEVVPLINSDNQVRLQIYQVNDNISGSTNVGGNDIPTIATQELVTTVTVEDGQSVLLGGLITESEQKTRSGVPVLKSIPLVKYLFSTTRTDVRREELMFFIQPRIIDSQEDLDAANLAETDRGPGKEEILRFVDPRAQTKEEPLPIWEGQVNDDPDPEVRRAIPVKEKINKVLFD from the coding sequence GTGACTAGATTGCCGGCGGGAGATTCCGCTGGCGATTGCTGGCTCGACCCGACCACCGATTTACGCTATGACGCGTGGCAGATTGCTGCGGCGCTCAACCCATTGACCATCATGATGATATTGAACCGATTCAACCCGTCCCGCCTGACGAGAGTGACCGTTGCCTGTTTGGCGCTTGGGATGCTGGCATCCTCCGGCCTGAACGAGGTGCATGCGCAAGTGGCTCCGGCCGCGGGGCAGGTGGAGGAGGAAGAAGTTCTGCAGGACGGGATTATGTTCCCGAACGCAAGTATCATCCGTGTGGTGCTTCCCATCTATCAGAAGTACACCGGCAACCGGGTGATCCTGGATACGGACATTGCGGATAACAATGTGCGCATCGTGTTGGCCGGTCCGGTGAAGAAGTCGGAGGCCGTCGCGTTTATCGAAGAGACGTTGCTGATGAACGGCTACGCGTTCATCCCGACCAGCCGCCAGGGGACACTCAAGCTGATCGCCGTAGGGGGGAAGAACCCCGCAGGTGAGGGGGCTGCGGTTTATAATGACCAGATGCCTTTGCCGAAGACCGATGAGGTGATCACCTACATCATGAACTTCAACCACATCACCGCGGAAGAGGCGATGCAGGTGTTTCAGGCGAGTGGGCAGTTGCACTCGTACGGAACGATGGCGGTGGTGCCAAACTCCGGGGCGTTGGTGATAACGGAGAATGTGTCGTTGATCCGGCGCTTTCAGGTGATCCGTGAGAACATTGACAAGCCGTCGGCACAGATTGACCGCAAGTTCATTCAGTTGGAGCGCGCGGATGCCGAGCGGGTGGCGGAGTTGTTGCAGGAGGTACTGGGTGAGCAGAACTCGGTGACCAAAGCGGCGTCTGTTTCGGGGCGGCAGATGAACCAACAACAGCCCGACCCAAGGGATCGTCGTGGGCGGCGCGGGCGTCCCCAGCAGCCGCAGTCGAATATTGTGACCAACCCGGTGGGTGTGGCACCTCCGATCAAGGTGATTCCGGATGCGCGCACCAACCGCATCCTGGTGATGGCCCGCCCGGTGGATGTGGCGTATGTCGAGTCGTTGGTGGCGGAGTTTGACGCACCAAACAAAGCTCGCACGTTCTTGCAGCGACAGTTGAACCACATCAGCGCCTCCAATGTGTTGCCGTTGATTGCCGACGCGATTTCCCGAGAGACCGGTGAAACCGCCGAGCAGGGATCTGCCGGGTCTCAAAGCTCTGGTAGCCGCGGTGCAGGCATGGGGAGTAATGCCGGCGGGCGCAGCCAGACAGGAGGAATTGGTGGCGGCAGTGGTCTTGGTTCCGGTGGAACCGGTGGCAACCGTGGGTCGATCAGCCTCGGCTCGAATGATGTGCCGGTGCCTGTCGGTGCGACTTCGATTGTGGTTGGCAAGACTTTGCTGATCTCGGACAACGAGCGCAATGCGTTGATTGTCTCGGGCCCGCCGGAGACGATCGAACTTGCCGAGCGGTTGATGGATCAGTTGGACATCCGTCCACGTCAGATCTATCTGGCAACGATTGTCGGACAGATGACGCTGGGCAACCAATTGGAGTACGGAGTGGATGCACTGCGTACGTTGGAGAATGTGAACGGGAACCCGGAGATCAATGTGGCCGGGCAGATGCGCACGAACTCGGGCGCCGGGATCGTGGATACAGACACGTTGACGGACATTGCGAATTTCCCTGATGCCGCGGGGTTGTCGCTCTACGGACGGTTTGCCGGAAGTCTCAGCACCTACGTGCGCTTCCTTGAGAACACCGGGAAGTTCAAGGTGCTCTCGCGCCCGGTGGTCTACACCGCCAACAACCAGACCGCGGTGATCCAGTCCGGTCAGCGTATTGCGGTTCCGACCTCGACTCTGACGTCGATCAACAGCGGCGTGAACGATGGCGCGGTGACCTCGAACATCCAGTACCGCGATGTGGTGCTGCGCTTGGAGGTCGTACCGTTGATCAACTCGGACAACCAGGTGCGTCTGCAGATCTACCAGGTGAACGATAACATCTCCGGAAGCACGAACGTGGGCGGTAACGATATCCCGACCATTGCCACCCAGGAGCTGGTCACCACGGTGACGGTCGAAGACGGTCAGTCTGTGTTGCTCGGGGGCTTGATCACCGAATCGGAACAGAAGACCCGTTCGGGCGTGCCGGTGCTCAAGAGCATCCCGCTGGTGAAGTATTTGTTCTCCACCACGCGTACCGACGTGCGCCGCGAGGAGCTGATGTTCTTCATTCAGCCGCGGATTATCGACAGCCAGGAAGACCTCGACGCCGCTAACCTGGCGGAAACTGATCGCGGCCCGGGCAAGGAGGAGATCCTGAGATTCGTTGATCCACGCGCTCAAACCAAGGAGGAGCCGCTGCCGATCTGGGAGGGACAAGTGAATGACGATCCCGATCCGGAAGTGCGCCGTGCAATCCCAGTGAAGGAGAAGATCAACAAAGTGCTCTTCGACTAA
- the gspG gene encoding type II secretion system major pseudopilin GspG: MMKPTQPMNRRRLRSMRGFTLMEILLVVAIIGILIGAGIYKMGGAKDTAKVEAARMAINKLNADLLTYEINTGGYLPSTEQGLDALVTKPSGVKRWKQVLKEVPLDPWKNPYQYRRQGRSDSSTYEIFSWGPDAKEGGDDDISSQDSL; the protein is encoded by the coding sequence ATGATGAAACCTACACAACCAATGAACCGTCGCCGCTTGCGCAGCATGCGGGGCTTCACCTTGATGGAAATCCTGCTCGTGGTGGCGATTATCGGCATCCTGATCGGCGCGGGTATCTACAAAATGGGTGGAGCCAAGGACACCGCCAAGGTGGAGGCCGCCCGCATGGCGATCAATAAACTGAACGCGGACCTACTGACCTACGAAATCAACACTGGTGGGTATTTGCCATCGACCGAGCAAGGGTTGGACGCATTGGTGACCAAGCCATCGGGTGTGAAGCGCTGGAAGCAGGTGCTCAAAGAGGTGCCGCTCGACCCATGGAAGAACCCATACCAGTACCGTCGTCAGGGGCGCTCGGACTCATCCACCTATGAGATCTTCTCGTGGGGGCCTGATGCAAAAGAAGGAGGCGATGACGACATCAGCAGCCAGGACTCGCTTTAA
- a CDS encoding transposase — MSRYLNPYEEIHKAEAGKLPHWQQDDVMQFVTFRLADSIPQSLLRSIKRERDEWVAHHPQPWSQAESSEYFELFHQKLDGVLDQGLGECCLRDPKVRAILEDVFMRGHGVVAALHAWVIMPNHVHLVFSPHEQIGTVIKAWKGASSHRIGRGAIWQKNYFDRMIRDRAHFQRVVRYIRRNPRGLELSQYSLWEGPLALSVG; from the coding sequence ATGTCTCGCTATCTCAATCCTTATGAAGAGATCCACAAGGCGGAGGCCGGGAAGCTTCCGCACTGGCAGCAAGATGATGTGATGCAGTTTGTAACGTTTCGGCTTGCCGATTCGATTCCACAGAGCTTGCTACGTTCGATTAAGAGAGAGCGAGACGAGTGGGTCGCACATCATCCACAGCCGTGGTCACAGGCAGAGTCCTCAGAGTATTTTGAGCTCTTCCATCAAAAGTTGGATGGTGTGTTGGACCAAGGGTTGGGCGAATGTTGTTTGAGAGACCCAAAAGTCCGCGCGATCCTTGAGGATGTGTTCATGCGTGGACACGGCGTTGTCGCTGCACTTCACGCTTGGGTGATCATGCCAAATCACGTGCATCTTGTGTTCTCTCCTCATGAGCAAATCGGTACGGTGATCAAAGCGTGGAAAGGGGCTTCGTCCCATCGGATTGGTCGAGGTGCGATTTGGCAGAAGAATTACTTTGATCGGATGATTCGCGACAGAGCCCATTTTCAGCGGGTTGTAAGATATATCAGGCGAAATCCACGGGGTTTGGAATTGTCGCAGTATTCGTTATGGGAGGGACCTTTGGCGCTAAGTGTGGGCTAG
- a CDS encoding pilus assembly FimT family protein, whose product MTTSAARTRFNQRASQTTTARRMRGGGFTLLETLIALAIIAVIVGLGAGWHVRRESQSLEKAYADVDATFRHARGGMMEARKPWVITINPRGINVASSGAREGAKFGGKSLALPEDVTLEVRQTGTSEFRGLSDPVVMTVDHRAFFPALQVRLRDGDRWMVGELDPVSGALIEVASEL is encoded by the coding sequence ATGACGACATCAGCAGCCAGGACTCGCTTTAATCAACGAGCGAGCCAAACGACCACCGCCCGCCGGATGCGCGGCGGTGGTTTCACGTTGCTCGAGACGTTGATTGCGCTGGCGATCATTGCGGTGATCGTCGGTCTTGGTGCGGGCTGGCATGTGCGCCGCGAGAGCCAGTCGCTTGAGAAAGCGTATGCGGATGTCGATGCCACGTTCCGTCATGCCCGTGGCGGGATGATGGAGGCGCGCAAGCCGTGGGTGATCACGATCAACCCACGGGGGATCAACGTGGCGTCCAGTGGTGCGCGCGAGGGAGCGAAGTTTGGCGGCAAGTCGCTGGCACTTCCCGAGGACGTGACCCTGGAGGTGCGGCAGACGGGGACGTCTGAGTTCCGCGGGCTGAGTGATCCGGTGGTGATGACGGTCGACCACCGGGCGTTTTTTCCGGCATTGCAGGTGCGCTTGCGCGATGGCGACCGTTGGATGGTTGGCGAGTTGGACCCGGTGTCGGGTGCGCTGATCGAGGTGGCGTCGGAATTGTAG
- a CDS encoding GspE/PulE family protein gives MVPDQPLTPESVAPAGAASLQSWRDEHVGTRPAMADVDSGEVDDQALVDLASSLGVPFEANPVVSEPERVRRLFPAKVALRFQVLPLGVVDDGGEGEENRSQVLTLATANPQDLVARQAVSAQWSGGIHWVVCPAKRLHPALRELYGVGADTFEQILEGRDVSSMDLEMRDDASRIDAEEDEQASIIKFVNQIIREALEQRATDIHVEPLRSNLRIRYRIDGRLIEVAVPEQIKSLQSAVIARLKIMARLDIAERRLPQDGRIHLELAGNSIDVRVATIPTVEGESVSLRLLNTERFSLTKLQMAPELEKTMRGLLTYSNGIVLVTGPTGSGKSTTLYSFLSELNNTDRRIVTIEDPVENKLEGVMQMAVKPEINFTFATGLRSILRADPNIVMVGEIRDLETAEIAIRASLTGHLVFSTLHTNDAIGGVSRLVDMGVEPFLLSASVRAFLAQRLVRRLCPKCKAHHTQSSHELPRAKGIPRAVIDGAHVAVGCEHCRGTGYYGRLAIFEVVVLSQAIQDLLIQGKGYAEIDAQARAEGFVPMREYGWQKVIDGETTIEEVMSATTTDMS, from the coding sequence ATGGTCCCAGATCAACCGCTCACTCCCGAATCCGTTGCGCCTGCAGGTGCTGCATCGCTGCAATCGTGGCGTGACGAACATGTCGGCACGCGGCCCGCAATGGCGGACGTGGATTCCGGCGAAGTGGATGACCAAGCGCTTGTCGATCTGGCCTCTTCGCTGGGGGTGCCTTTTGAGGCGAACCCGGTGGTCAGCGAACCCGAGCGAGTAAGGCGATTGTTCCCCGCAAAAGTGGCATTGCGCTTCCAAGTGCTGCCGCTGGGCGTGGTCGACGATGGAGGCGAGGGAGAGGAAAACCGTTCGCAGGTGCTTACATTGGCGACCGCCAATCCGCAGGACCTGGTCGCGCGGCAGGCGGTGTCGGCTCAATGGTCCGGCGGGATTCACTGGGTGGTGTGCCCGGCGAAACGCTTGCACCCGGCGCTGCGTGAGCTTTACGGCGTGGGCGCGGACACGTTCGAGCAGATTTTGGAGGGGCGCGACGTCAGCTCCATGGATTTGGAGATGCGCGACGACGCGAGCCGCATTGACGCCGAGGAAGACGAACAGGCATCGATCATCAAGTTCGTGAACCAGATCATCCGTGAGGCGCTGGAGCAACGGGCGACGGATATTCACGTCGAGCCTTTGCGTTCCAACCTGCGCATCCGCTACCGCATCGACGGCCGGTTGATCGAGGTGGCGGTGCCCGAGCAGATCAAGTCGTTGCAGTCGGCGGTGATCGCGCGTTTGAAGATCATGGCGCGTCTGGACATCGCGGAACGCCGACTGCCGCAGGACGGACGTATCCACCTGGAGCTGGCCGGCAACAGCATTGACGTGCGTGTGGCGACGATTCCCACCGTGGAAGGTGAAAGCGTCAGCCTGCGATTGCTCAATACCGAGCGCTTCAGTCTGACCAAGCTGCAGATGGCTCCCGAGTTGGAGAAAACAATGCGCGGGTTGTTGACCTATTCCAACGGGATCGTGCTGGTGACCGGGCCGACCGGCTCTGGTAAATCGACTACGCTTTACAGTTTCCTCAGCGAGCTCAACAACACCGACCGACGCATCGTGACGATCGAGGATCCGGTGGAGAACAAACTCGAGGGTGTGATGCAGATGGCGGTGAAGCCGGAGATCAATTTCACCTTCGCCACGGGTCTGCGCAGTATTCTCCGCGCCGACCCGAACATTGTGATGGTGGGCGAGATCCGTGACTTGGAAACGGCGGAAATCGCGATCCGTGCGTCGCTCACCGGTCACTTGGTTTTCTCCACGCTGCACACCAACGATGCGATCGGCGGGGTGTCGCGATTGGTCGACATGGGGGTCGAGCCTTTCTTGTTGTCGGCCTCGGTGCGGGCGTTTTTGGCCCAGCGCTTGGTGCGGCGGTTGTGTCCGAAGTGCAAAGCACACCACACGCAGAGCAGCCACGAGCTTCCTCGGGCCAAAGGGATTCCGCGTGCGGTGATCGACGGTGCGCACGTGGCGGTGGGATGCGAGCACTGCCGGGGAACCGGGTATTACGGGCGACTGGCGATTTTCGAAGTGGTCGTGCTCAGTCAGGCGATCCAGGATTTGCTCATTCAGGGCAAAGGGTATGCCGAGATTGATGCGCAGGCGCGGGCCGAGGGGTTTGTGCCGATGCGTGAGTACGGCTGGCAGAAGGTGATTGACGGGGAAACGACCATCGAGGAAGTGATGAGCGCGACCACCACAGACATGAGTTAA
- a CDS encoding type II secretion system F family protein: MPTFTYEAVARSGAASRGTLDAPSRAAAVRQLTQQGLTAKRVKETAGGAKPAKAAKPAKKAKPARGNSAAKPSAAAEPVAVTADGPLELKIDQLIVFTEDLADFLVAGLTLEQALSSMEKQHASTSLGGVCKIIREAITEGTSFGHALTLASPSFDELYCSLATAGEASGALAPILTRQAEYLTTMRDMKRKVTSALIYPAFLVFAGILVAGLMIFYLLPEISSLIEDSEKPPPFATRMLMGFSDFCVQNWMWMAGAGALVIAAVVYFFRAPGLKDQRDEVYLKTPLISKLLWAEFNLLFTETIANLIGNGLPLLRATELTRNATTNVYFRGQLDEVIEYLADGAALSSAMRAVGGFSPALIDVAAVGERTGSLEKALRNAARRLRRDLEVLLERITSLIQPVIITAMALLVGSVVYMMITAIFDVVTAVTTG, translated from the coding sequence ATGCCGACATTTACCTATGAAGCGGTCGCTCGCAGTGGTGCGGCCAGTCGTGGAACGCTCGACGCTCCGTCGCGCGCGGCCGCGGTGCGCCAACTCACCCAGCAAGGGCTGACCGCCAAGCGGGTGAAGGAAACGGCAGGCGGCGCAAAACCCGCCAAGGCTGCGAAACCTGCGAAGAAAGCCAAGCCGGCACGAGGCAACAGCGCAGCCAAACCAAGCGCCGCCGCGGAACCTGTGGCCGTCACCGCTGACGGGCCGCTGGAACTCAAGATCGACCAACTGATTGTCTTCACAGAAGATCTGGCGGACTTCCTGGTGGCGGGGCTTACTTTGGAGCAGGCGCTATCGTCGATGGAGAAGCAGCACGCGTCCACCTCGTTGGGCGGGGTTTGTAAGATCATCCGCGAGGCGATCACCGAGGGGACGAGTTTCGGCCATGCGCTGACGCTGGCGTCGCCGAGTTTCGATGAATTGTACTGCAGTCTGGCGACGGCGGGTGAGGCGAGTGGTGCGTTGGCGCCGATCTTGACGCGCCAGGCCGAGTACCTGACGACGATGCGTGACATGAAGCGCAAAGTGACGTCGGCGTTGATCTACCCGGCGTTTCTGGTTTTTGCGGGGATTCTGGTCGCGGGGTTGATGATTTTCTATCTGCTGCCGGAGATTTCCTCGTTGATCGAGGATTCGGAGAAACCGCCACCATTCGCGACGCGGATGCTGATGGGGTTCTCGGATTTCTGTGTGCAGAACTGGATGTGGATGGCAGGAGCGGGCGCCTTGGTGATCGCCGCAGTGGTGTATTTTTTCCGTGCGCCGGGGCTCAAGGACCAGCGCGACGAGGTGTATCTGAAGACGCCGCTGATCAGCAAATTGCTGTGGGCTGAGTTCAACCTGCTCTTTACCGAAACAATCGCCAACCTGATCGGCAATGGCTTGCCCTTGTTGCGGGCGACCGAGCTGACGCGCAACGCGACGACCAACGTGTACTTCCGCGGCCAGCTCGATGAAGTGATTGAGTATCTGGCGGATGGCGCGGCGCTTTCCTCGGCGATGCGTGCGGTGGGTGGGTTCTCGCCGGCGCTGATCGACGTGGCGGCGGTGGGCGAGCGCACCGGCTCGTTGGAGAAGGCATTGCGCAACGCGGCGCGGCGATTGCGTCGTGATCTGGAAGTGTTGCTCGAGCGTATCACCTCGCTGATCCAGCCGGTGATCATCACCGCAATGGCGCTTTTGGTCGGCAGCGTGGTCTACATGATGATCACGGCAATTTTCGATGTGGTTACCGCGGTGACCACCGGCTAA
- a CDS encoding general secretion pathway protein GspK has translation MLHARQRGSALMAVFWLMMVLAVIVVTAAKMLSVSQRGMVVRVGQVTATANAWKGVALALHPEMRREESILRTEEWNVVMESEDVRINPNAVLQRGDDTLLMDLFMAWGLEEDAAQSVVDAMRDWIDGDDLPGLSGAEAEQYEAIGRVGQPLNRPFADLNEMAAVMGMDAVAAVRPDWRNWFSVYAGELVNIAEAPPEMIAAVGGFNMKDATTFVSERNGEDGIAGTEDDLQFGTVPAAVATVGASELPLEMVVRRFSLRGSVLRVTSTGASGNVQRTITVVARQDPGRTTVLAELSD, from the coding sequence ATGCTTCATGCACGTCAGCGCGGCAGTGCGTTGATGGCGGTTTTCTGGTTGATGATGGTTTTGGCGGTGATTGTGGTGACCGCCGCCAAGATGCTCAGCGTGTCACAGCGCGGGATGGTGGTGCGGGTCGGTCAGGTGACCGCGACGGCGAATGCGTGGAAGGGCGTGGCGCTGGCGCTGCATCCGGAGATGCGCCGCGAGGAAAGTATTTTGCGCACGGAGGAATGGAATGTGGTCATGGAGTCCGAGGATGTGCGGATCAATCCGAATGCCGTGCTGCAGCGTGGGGACGACACGTTGCTGATGGATTTGTTCATGGCGTGGGGGCTTGAGGAGGATGCGGCGCAGTCGGTGGTGGATGCGATGCGTGACTGGATCGACGGTGATGATTTGCCCGGGCTCAGTGGAGCCGAGGCCGAACAATACGAGGCTATTGGTAGAGTAGGGCAGCCATTGAACCGACCGTTTGCCGACTTGAACGAAATGGCGGCGGTGATGGGGATGGACGCGGTGGCGGCGGTGCGGCCGGACTGGCGCAATTGGTTCAGCGTCTATGCAGGCGAGCTGGTGAACATAGCAGAGGCTCCACCCGAGATGATTGCCGCGGTGGGTGGGTTCAACATGAAGGATGCGACGACCTTTGTCAGCGAGCGCAATGGCGAGGACGGGATTGCAGGGACCGAGGATGATTTGCAATTTGGGACCGTGCCCGCGGCGGTGGCGACGGTTGGTGCGTCCGAGTTGCCGCTCGAGATGGTGGTGCGGCGTTTTTCGCTGCGCGGCAGTGTGCTGAGGGTGACCAGCACGGGGGCCTCCGGCAATGTGCAGCGCACAATTACAGTGGTGGCTAGACAAGATCCTGGCCGGACGACGGTTTTAGCGGAACTTTCCGACTAA